GTAGATGGTGCACGACCGCTTGATCGCGAGCGCCTCCATCCCCTTGAGGCCGCCCTGCTCCTTCACCCAGTCGAGCGTCAGCTTCATCATGTAGATCGCGAACACCGGCGGCGTGTTGTACATCGACTTGTCCGGCACGTGCGTCTTGTAGGCGAGGTACGCGGGCAGGCCCTCCTTGCCGTGCTCGATGAGATCCTTGCGCATGACGATGACCGCGAGCCCCGCGGGCCCGAGGTTCTTCTGCGCGCCGGCGTACATCATCGCCACGCGGTTCCAGTCGATCGGCCGCGACATGACGTGCGAGGACGCGTCGACGACGAGCGGCACCTTGCCCGTGTCCGGGATCTCCTGCCACTCGATCCCGCCGATCGTCTCGTTGCCGCAGACGTGGGCGTACGACGCCTCCTGGTTGAACACGAGCTCGTCCTTGCGCGGGATGCGCATGAAGCTCTCGCCCTCGCCCGTCCAGATCACCTTCACCGAGCCGCACTTCTTCGCGTCGGAGATCGCCTTCTTGGCCCACGCGCCGGTGTTGACGAACTCGGCGGTCTTGCCCTCGACCATCAGGTTCAAGGGCACCATGGCGAACTGGAGCGTGGCGCCGCCGCCGAGGAACAGGATCTCGTGCGTGTCCGGGACCGCGAGCAGCTCCTTGAAGACGTCGATCGCCTGGTTGTGCACCGCGTCGTAGATCTTGCCGCGGTGGCTCATCTCGATGAGCGACATGCCCGAGTTGCCGTAGTCCACGAACTCGGACTGCGCCTTCTCGAGCGCGGAAAGGGGCAGTGTGCAGGGGCCGGCGGAAAAATTGAAAATCCTCTTTGCCATGATCGTCACCTCACTTCTTGGAGGGCGCACACGTAGGTGCATCCCAAGGGCGCACACGCAGGTGCGCCCCTACTTTTTCGTGAACTCCTCGAAGATCGCCACGCAGCAATCGCCGATGCGCAGAAGGTTTTCCTTGCTCGACGCGCCGATGTGCGGGGTCATCACGGTGTTCGGCGCCTTCACGATCGGGGTGCTCTCCGGCGGGTCCGAGTACCAGACGTCGGTGCCGTAGCCGGCGAGCTGCCCGGACTCGAGCGCGGCGACGAGGTCGGCCTCGATGATGCACTTGCCGCGGCCCGTGTTGACCATGTACGCGCCCTTCTTCATCTTCGCGAACGCGTCCTTGTTGAACATCCCGCGCGTCTCGTCGGTGAGCGGCGTGTGGAGCGACACGTAGTCGGCGTTCTTGAGCACGTCGTGGCAGCTCATCCTCTCCGCGTTCGGCGACTTCTCGACGTACTTGTCATACGCGATCACCTTCATCCCGAACGCCTTGCAGCGGATCGCCACCTCGGACGCGATGCGGCCGATGCCGATGAGGCCGAGCGTCTTGCCCATGAGCTCGGTGCGCTTGATGTCGTTCTTGCGCCACTCGCCCTTGACCATCCCCTCGTGCCCGTAGACGACCCGGTTCGGGAGCGCGAGCATGAGCGCCATCGCGAGCTCGGCGACCGCGACGGAGGACGCCTCCGGCGTGTTGCGCACCTCGATCCCCTTGCTCTTCGCGTACGGCACGTCGATGGTGTCGACGCCGACGCCGCCGCGGATGATGAGCTTGAGGTTCGGCGCGCTGTCGATGAGCGCTTTGTCCCCCTTGGTCTTCGACCGCATGAGGACGGCGTCGGCCTCGCCGATGCGGGCCTTGTCCTCGAAGACCTCGCCGAACTTGGCGAGCCTTCCGGGCAGCGACTTGTCGAACGCGTCCGCGATCAAGATCTTCATCTCTGTTTTCCCTCCTGCGAGCGCCGCCGCAAGGCGCGGCGAGTTGCCGTGTGAGGCCAACTTATTGTCTTTTCCCGGGAAATACAACCTCGCTCGGCCCCGGCCTCGGCGGCGCGGTTTGGGCTTGCGGGCGGCCCCCCTCCCGCGTATTCCGTGCGCGATGATCACCGCAATCGTCATCGTGTTCGCCGCGACGTACGTCGGCATCGCGTCGAGGCGGCTGAAGCTCCTGCCGGTCGGCCGGCCGGCGATCGCGATGCTCGGCGCGCTCGGGATGGTGATCATCGGCGCCCTGACCCCCGAGGAGAGCTACGCCGCCGTCGACGGCGACACGATCCTCCTCCTGTTCGGCATGATGCTGCTCGCCGCGTACCTCAAGGACGTGGGGCTCGTCGACTGGCTCGGGGATCTCGTCGCGCGAAGGTGCCGCACGGCGCTCTCGCTCCTCGCCGCGATCTCCCTCCTCTCGGGCGTCCTCTCGGCGATCCTCCTCAACGACTCGGTCTGCCTCTTCCTCACGCCTGTCGTGCTCGCCTTCTGCGCGCGCTTCGGCCTCCCCATCGGCCCGTTCCTGATCGCGGTCGCGACATCCGCGAACATCGGGAGCGCCGCGACGATCGTCGGGAACCCGCAGAACATGTTGATAGGAAGCGTGAGCGGGATCCCGTTCCTCGACTTCGCGGCCGCCGCCGGACCCATCGCGGCGGTCGGGCTCGGGCTGAACACGGCGCTCCTCGTGCTCTACTACCGCAAGCAGCTCGCGGGCCGCGTCCTCGACCTGGA
This window of the Pseudomonadota bacterium genome carries:
- the serC gene encoding 3-phosphoserine/phosphohydroxythreonine transaminase, encoding MAKRIFNFSAGPCTLPLSALEKAQSEFVDYGNSGMSLIEMSHRGKIYDAVHNQAIDVFKELLAVPDTHEILFLGGGATLQFAMVPLNLMVEGKTAEFVNTGAWAKKAISDAKKCGSVKVIWTGEGESFMRIPRKDELVFNQEASYAHVCGNETIGGIEWQEIPDTGKVPLVVDASSHVMSRPIDWNRVAMMYAGAQKNLGPAGLAVIVMRKDLIEHGKEGLPAYLAYKTHVPDKSMYNTPPVFAIYMMKLTLDWVKEQGGLKGMEALAIKRSCTIY
- a CDS encoding hydroxyacid dehydrogenase: MKILIADAFDKSLPGRLAKFGEVFEDKARIGEADAVLMRSKTKGDKALIDSAPNLKLIIRGGVGVDTIDVPYAKSKGIEVRNTPEASSVAVAELAMALMLALPNRVVYGHEGMVKGEWRKNDIKRTELMGKTLGLIGIGRIASEVAIRCKAFGMKVIAYDKYVEKSPNAERMSCHDVLKNADYVSLHTPLTDETRGMFNKDAFAKMKKGAYMVNTGRGKCIIEADLVAALESGQLAGYGTDVWYSDPPESTPIVKAPNTVMTPHIGASSKENLLRIGDCCVAIFEEFTKK
- a CDS encoding anion transporter, with the translated sequence MITAIVIVFAATYVGIASRRLKLLPVGRPAIAMLGALGMVIIGALTPEESYAAVDGDTILLLFGMMLLAAYLKDVGLVDWLGDLVARRCRTALSLLAAISLLSGVLSAILLNDSVCLFLTPVVLAFCARFGLPIGPFLIAVATSANIGSAATIVGNPQNMLIGSVSGIPFLDFAAAAGPIAAVGLGLNTALLVLYYRKQLAGRVLDLERPPSPAPGSSKGSMRWVALAVLAAVIAAFLAGFHLGYTTLAGASVLMIAAREDPRKVFARVDWTLLVFFCGLFIVVAGLGKTGLVERAWAASAQYLVPDGALGYGAITAFLVGGSNLVSNVPMTLIAAPFVPALGLGDSGYVLLAFVTTVAGNLTLLGSVANIIVAEMARKEYDLGYVEYLKFGAVSTVLVLAAGVAVLALMA